The Bacteroidales bacterium genome has a segment encoding these proteins:
- a CDS encoding YDG domain-containing protein, whose amino-acid sequence MKLKLPLFFVILLNITTITYGQNTANVWIGNPGAMWDISTANSWKNVQNNNVILFRNGDIVTFDSDNSSGRNITVGPLGTRSAGMFIRGNDDYRFNGGIIYTNNASGTTFTSASPSANGKLNIGAYGTASDYVLIVPFNGMLDLTGSVKSSFLNGIDFYSGGLKINNLNQLGTNFGKLNFLSKNALIPTLYIGNTITLNGAGSIIHRLNVSDNSKGAISLDNNVSLTFSGGSTPGTGAAVNIGTGAALTLTSGTGSYYSFSGNTATSTGGAMNISGTLTAPGNLQYTGNNSVLSGGALYNTGTTDLGTVIFVSNSSGNRGGAIYNTGTINIAAALFSANTSKMEGGALYSGQSVTINPGNFLGNLAAGDGGAVYITGGQTPAILTLNANGSTVAFSGNKSGVSYRGNIFDPSTGISNSIFLNRNTTLALSTTNANIYFDDPISSGSSGGNALQLTGNGFVQFAGNNLLNPNGTNSGKVTLNSGTFRVVDGANFITGGTDKFTVSSPAVTIAGMGTITSQQGFDITGTLSPDSDRFPYTSSYGISVDPAKTTGILSFTGNVNLNGVLLKLDLGTNNTSDKINITGTVTSNTSNVNKIDLGTWNTGIFTVMTATGGITADGFAADNTITLNGQPLSSRMNVTQAFNGTSLILNAINQGNLDQIWNNAAATGIWNNTDLNWSNAPNDFAANDYALFDGTAPGTVNVQAGGVQTSGMEVSSGTYSFTGGGISGIVPVAAGQTTTGRLDITGGSATFANSVNFVNGITVAGSGTMTLADGGLLAGQMNVASNGNFVFNQNSDYTLTGDITGTGTVLKTGTGMLTLSGAKTGTGTFTQQAGTVMLAGSWAGSYNQSAGTILTAADAATIGGATSFSGTVNLPGTLNTGPLTLNGATLSTVLTGTANSGKIISTGNVNYGSNSTVNLGNWIDGGTYTVISTAGGIDPAKFNVTLNGTPVVGRQKADLSTSTATQLILETKKLSLDLLWTGTTGGAWDITTTNNWKDVATNPEIYIDNDYVSFDNTGLNQAITIANTDVTVSGMNISGGNYSFSGGNITGINAPDKGQTRTGSLDITAGSAGFANTLDFVNGLNIAAGATMTLSGNGSVTTTTAIDNSGTLIFNRSADYTQNNVISGAGIVSKTGTGTLTLAGANTATGAFRQTQGNVILNSDWKGNYTQDAGTVLTTAGGTTIGTTGNVSSMFGGIVDAKGVLTVNAHMVTFDGATLETDLGNDGITSDKIMVNGNIAFGVQKIKVNLTSWKPGKYVIMETIGGSIANIAGKFDPVTINGVPSGQPAILSLEENNTKLILTTSLRIDDPSVTIDHIVDRTYAAAAIEPQPVIRNGATVLEPGIDYTLRYSNNRNVTNAAVVTVTGVNNYSGTRTAAFNIIPKELTVAGASANNKPYDGNTAATISGATLQGAIPGDDVALDELTGTFTQSTAGTDIAVTASLSLKGADKDNYTLVQPTGLTANITKAPQTISFTLPAILNIEDNSGQFTLSATASSGKVVKYRSSDNNIAEISSDETTLLLKSYGMVTITAYVDDDPNYEQTEEARQLQVTSNSTRVLGIDVSNSVYDQPNELYLVNCGVDMITVSITTENNATVIHEGTEGSVFTIDVTRAGIYRITFTVKSEGGTNTRDYTFVIEKRFDFDRIVVQKWGNVLLVNNNKDNNGGYEFVAYQWYKDDQLIGNGQYYSAGEKITDLLDDQAMYHVIVTTKDGTVLRTCPSAIVLEREGIKAYPNPVRRGQYITVEINEFDELPEKTIIGIYNSVGALIGNQNITGPLTEVLMPNESGTYFIRLKSDMTGKTLKIVVE is encoded by the coding sequence ATGAAACTGAAATTACCTCTATTTTTCGTAATATTACTGAACATAACAACAATAACGTATGGCCAGAATACTGCAAATGTATGGATAGGGAATCCTGGTGCCATGTGGGATATTTCCACTGCCAATTCCTGGAAAAATGTTCAGAATAATAATGTGATCCTGTTTAGAAACGGCGATATTGTGACATTCGACAGTGATAACAGCTCTGGGCGTAATATTACGGTTGGCCCGCTCGGTACAAGATCTGCAGGCATGTTTATACGGGGAAATGACGATTATAGATTTAACGGTGGAATTATTTATACCAACAATGCCAGTGGTACAACATTTACATCGGCAAGCCCTTCCGCAAACGGTAAGCTGAATATAGGAGCATACGGAACCGCTTCCGACTATGTTCTGATAGTTCCATTCAACGGGATGTTGGATTTAACAGGTTCTGTGAAGAGTTCTTTTTTAAACGGCATTGATTTTTACAGTGGCGGTTTAAAAATCAATAATTTAAATCAACTTGGAACCAATTTCGGGAAATTGAATTTTTTGAGTAAAAATGCTTTGATCCCGACGCTTTACATCGGGAACACCATCACCCTGAACGGTGCCGGGAGCATTATCCACCGGCTTAATGTCTCCGACAACTCAAAAGGAGCCATCAGCCTTGACAATAATGTATCATTAACATTCAGCGGAGGTTCCACACCGGGTACGGGAGCTGCCGTCAACATCGGTACGGGAGCCGCTTTGACGCTCACTTCGGGAACCGGTTCGTATTACAGCTTTTCCGGAAATACCGCAACTTCAACAGGAGGTGCAATGAATATCAGCGGCACTCTTACAGCACCGGGCAATTTGCAATATACCGGCAACAACTCGGTTTTGTCGGGTGGGGCACTTTATAATACCGGTACAACAGACCTGGGAACCGTTATATTTGTTTCAAATTCATCCGGGAACAGGGGTGGGGCGATCTATAACACGGGTACAATCAACATAGCGGCTGCATTATTTTCTGCAAACACCTCAAAGATGGAAGGCGGCGCCCTATATTCCGGTCAGTCGGTAACCATTAATCCCGGTAACTTTCTCGGGAACCTGGCTGCGGGCGATGGCGGGGCTGTATATATAACAGGAGGACAGACTCCGGCAATACTGACCCTTAATGCCAACGGGAGTACTGTTGCTTTCTCGGGTAACAAAAGCGGTGTAAGCTACAGAGGAAATATATTCGACCCTTCTACCGGTATTTCTAACTCAATATTCCTGAACAGAAATACTACGTTGGCGCTTAGCACCACCAACGCCAACATATATTTTGATGATCCCATCAGTAGCGGGAGCTCCGGAGGAAACGCACTTCAACTGACCGGTAACGGTTTTGTACAATTTGCGGGAAACAACCTGCTTAATCCCAATGGTACAAACAGCGGTAAAGTCACACTCAACAGCGGAACATTTCGCGTAGTCGACGGAGCAAACTTTATTACCGGAGGTACGGATAAATTCACGGTGAGTAGCCCTGCTGTAACAATCGCCGGCATGGGGACAATTACCTCGCAACAGGGATTTGATATTACCGGAACACTCAGCCCGGACAGCGACAGATTTCCATATACCAGCAGCTACGGAATATCGGTTGATCCGGCAAAAACAACAGGTATATTGTCATTTACAGGAAATGTAAACCTGAATGGAGTACTTTTGAAGCTGGATCTCGGTACAAATAATACTTCCGATAAAATCAATATTACGGGAACTGTTACTTCTAATACTTCCAATGTTAATAAAATTGATCTTGGTACATGGAATACGGGAATCTTTACCGTGATGACAGCTACGGGTGGGATTACCGCAGACGGATTTGCCGCGGACAATACAATTACACTCAACGGACAGCCGCTTTCCAGTCGTATGAATGTCACACAGGCTTTTAACGGGACTTCCCTTATACTTAATGCCATCAACCAGGGTAACCTCGACCAGATATGGAATAACGCAGCCGCAACAGGCATATGGAACAATACCGACCTGAACTGGAGCAATGCCCCCAATGATTTCGCTGCCAATGATTATGCCCTGTTCGACGGAACAGCGCCGGGTACGGTAAACGTTCAGGCCGGCGGAGTACAAACCTCCGGGATGGAGGTGAGCAGCGGAACATACTCCTTTACCGGCGGCGGCATTTCCGGTATCGTTCCGGTTGCTGCCGGGCAAACCACCACAGGACGGCTGGATATTACCGGAGGCAGCGCAACATTCGCCAACAGCGTAAACTTTGTAAACGGCATTACTGTGGCGGGCAGCGGCACGATGACACTTGCTGACGGCGGACTGCTAGCCGGTCAGATGAATGTGGCCAGCAACGGCAACTTCGTTTTCAACCAAAACAGCGATTACACATTGACCGGCGATATCACCGGAACCGGCACTGTATTGAAAACCGGAACCGGCATGTTGACCCTCTCCGGAGCCAAAACCGGAACCGGCACATTTACCCAGCAGGCAGGGACGGTCATGCTGGCCGGTTCGTGGGCAGGCTCCTACAACCAGTCAGCCGGAACCATTTTAACAGCCGCTGACGCAGCAACCATCGGCGGTGCTACAAGTTTTTCGGGAACCGTCAATTTGCCGGGAACCCTTAACACCGGTCCGTTGACCCTTAACGGGGCCACACTCAGTACAGTCCTCACGGGAACGGCAAACTCCGGTAAAATCATCTCGACCGGCAATGTAAATTACGGAAGCAACAGCACGGTAAACCTCGGAAACTGGATCGACGGCGGGACATACACGGTCATTTCAACAGCCGGGGGAATCGACCCCGCAAAATTCAACGTCACACTCAACGGGACTCCGGTCGTGGGCCGGCAAAAAGCAGATCTTTCCACAAGTACAGCAACACAACTGATCCTGGAAACGAAAAAACTCAGCCTGGACCTGCTATGGACCGGAACCACCGGAGGCGCCTGGGATATAACAACAACAAACAACTGGAAAGATGTGGCGACAAATCCGGAGATATACATCGATAATGACTATGTTTCGTTTGACAATACGGGACTAAATCAGGCTATTACCATAGCTAACACAGATGTTACAGTTTCAGGAATGAATATTTCCGGTGGGAACTACAGTTTTTCCGGCGGAAACATTACCGGGATCAACGCCCCCGACAAAGGCCAGACCCGTACCGGCAGCCTTGATATAACAGCAGGCAGTGCAGGCTTTGCCAACACCCTCGATTTTGTAAACGGGTTAAACATCGCTGCCGGGGCAACGATGACACTCTCCGGTAACGGCTCGGTTACAACAACAACCGCTATCGACAACAGCGGCACCCTTATTTTTAACCGGAGTGCGGACTATACACAAAACAACGTGATCAGCGGAGCAGGCATTGTTTCGAAAACCGGCACCGGCACCCTGACCCTGGCGGGAGCCAACACCGCAACGGGAGCGTTCCGGCAGACACAGGGAAACGTAATACTGAACAGCGACTGGAAAGGAAACTATACACAGGATGCAGGAACCGTATTAACCACTGCCGGTGGAACAACAATCGGCACAACAGGTAACGTTAGTTCCATGTTCGGCGGAATAGTCGACGCCAAAGGTGTTCTTACCGTGAATGCCCACATGGTAACTTTCGACGGGGCAACACTCGAAACAGACCTCGGTAACGACGGCATCACTTCCGATAAAATTATGGTCAACGGGAATATAGCATTCGGTGTACAAAAAATAAAAGTGAACCTTACCTCCTGGAAACCCGGGAAATATGTTATTATGGAAACCATCGGCGGAAGCATCGCCAACATTGCCGGCAAGTTCGACCCGGTTACCATTAACGGGGTTCCTTCCGGCCAACCAGCCATCCTTTCGCTGGAAGAAAACAATACAAAACTGATATTGACCACCAGTTTGCGTATCGATGACCCTTCCGTTACAATCGATCATATTGTCGACCGTACATATGCAGCCGCGGCAATTGAACCGCAGCCTGTGATCAGGAACGGGGCAACAGTCCTGGAACCAGGCATTGATTATACACTAAGATATAGTAACAACAGGAATGTAACCAATGCAGCCGTTGTAACCGTTACCGGCGTAAACAACTACAGCGGAACAAGAACGGCAGCTTTTAACATAATCCCGAAAGAATTAACCGTAGCGGGAGCTTCGGCAAACAATAAGCCTTACGACGGAAATACCGCTGCAACCATTTCGGGAGCCACTTTGCAGGGAGCTATACCCGGCGATGATGTGGCTCTGGACGAACTGACAGGTACTTTTACACAGTCAACCGCCGGGACGGATATCGCTGTAACTGCAAGCTTGTCCCTGAAAGGTGCGGACAAAGATAATTATACCCTGGTGCAGCCAACCGGGTTGACGGCAAATATTACAAAAGCCCCCCAGACCATTAGTTTCACACTGCCCGCAATCTTAAATATCGAAGACAACAGCGGCCAATTTACATTGTCGGCCACAGCCAGTTCAGGTAAGGTTGTAAAATATAGAAGCAGTGATAATAATATTGCAGAGATCAGTAGTGACGAAACAACTTTGTTATTGAAAAGCTATGGCATGGTAACTATTACCGCTTATGTGGATGATGATCCGAATTATGAACAAACAGAGGAAGCCCGGCAACTGCAGGTAACCAGCAACTCTACACGCGTACTGGGCATCGATGTTTCGAACAGCGTGTACGATCAACCCAATGAACTTTACCTCGTTAACTGCGGGGTTGATATGATAACCGTAAGCATTACAACCGAAAACAATGCCACAGTGATCCATGAAGGTACGGAAGGTTCTGTTTTCACCATAGATGTAACCCGGGCCGGCATATACCGGATAACATTCACTGTAAAATCGGAGGGCGGCACAAATACCCGGGATTATACCTTTGTAATAGAAAAACGGTTCGACTTTGACAGGATCGTCGTACAGAAATGGGGTAATGTATTGCTCGTAAACAACAATAAAGACAATAACGGCGGGTACGAATTTGTAGCTTACCAATGGTATAAGGATGATCAATTGATTGGTAACGGTCAGTATTATTCTGCCGGAGAAAAGATTACCGACTTATTGGACGATCAGGCAATGTACCATGTAATCGTTACCACTAAAGACGGCACGGTATTACGTACCTGTCCGTCTGCGATAGTTTTGGAAAGAGAAGGAATCAAGGCTTATCCGAATCCGGTAAGAAGAGGACAGTATATAACGGTTGAGATAAATGAGTTCGACGAATTACCTGAAAAAACTATCATCGGAATTTATAATAGTGTGGGCGCATTAATAGGAAATCAAAATATTACCGGTCCTCTTACAGAAGTACTCATGCCGAACGAGAGCGGTACATATTTTATCCGCCTGAAATCCGATATGACGGGAAAAACGTTGAAAATAGTTGTAGAATAA